The following proteins are co-located in the Streptomyces sp. NBC_00435 genome:
- a CDS encoding ALF repeat-containing protein produces MKTTRAALVLAAGALAPALLLATPALAAGPSAAPAAASAANSTDTQNAAAIVKLLADPASGRAVKREANKALDGTAADRTAFLATGLRLARAEDDRVAVARILARPGISAALRAAANKAMDGTPEELRYFVTVGQYEVDAPARR; encoded by the coding sequence ATGAAGACGACCCGAGCCGCCCTCGTCCTGGCCGCCGGCGCACTCGCCCCGGCCCTGCTCCTCGCCACGCCGGCGCTCGCCGCGGGCCCGTCAGCCGCTCCCGCCGCCGCGTCGGCGGCGAATTCGACGGACACGCAGAACGCCGCGGCCATCGTCAAGCTGCTCGCCGACCCCGCCAGCGGCAGGGCCGTCAAGCGCGAGGCCAACAAGGCCCTCGACGGCACCGCCGCCGACCGGACCGCCTTCCTCGCCACTGGCCTGCGGCTCGCCCGGGCCGAGGACGACCGGGTCGCCGTGGCCCGGATCCTGGCCCGCCCCGGCATCAGCGCCGCTCTGCGCGCGGCGGCCAACAAGGCCATGGACGGCACCCCCGAGGAGCTGCGGTACTTCGTGACGGTCGGCCAGTACGAAGTGGACGCCCCCGCCCGGCGCTGA